In Lonchura striata isolate bLonStr1 chromosome 3, bLonStr1.mat, whole genome shotgun sequence, the sequence ttttttttttctcactgaaatCTCTCCTATTGTCAGTGTTATCCCAGCAGCATTTGCTGTCTGGTGTGTTGTTTGCTTATGGTTgtcttttaaattgttttactGTTAGCCTCTAAGATGTGTTTATACTATTTGATATCAAACATTCACTAGATTCATATGGAGAAAGGTATGTAGAAAGAACAAGGTATAAAATATCTATGGACAACAGACATCTTTTGTCATATAGATATGACATATAAATATCTAGGTCAGGCTCATACctgttaatttatttattttgtgaagAGCTCTCAGTGACACCAGGACCTTATTTTGCTCTGGACTGAAGTCCTTAATGAATGGGAGAACATCCCCTTCAACAAGCATCCTCTGAGGCAGGAAAGCCTGGAAGTTGTTTGTGGTCAGTAAGTCTGTACTGAAGTGTGTGGCAGCAATGAAATCTACAGCATTAGCCCAGTCTTTACCAAAATTTGCTTCTGGATCAGAGAGATATTTTaagctgaaagagaagaaaataaaaaaatgcagcagataACTGAACTCCCCTGTAGAACACACTAGTTGATAATTTATCCCAAAGGTTTTTTGTTCAGTATAAAATGCTGAGTGGCCTCAGCACCAGAGTGACTTGAAGCCTCCTTAATTACTTTATACCTGATTTCTCCTGGCAACCCTGACTTTGCCCACACTAAGCACAGCTCCTGGCTCCCAGAGGGGAACCAGCATCTTGTTgtaagcccagagcctgactgGTCATCACAGCTTGGGCAGCCATCTCTCACTGGTAATCCCATGCTCTgtgagagagggaggaagagcagagcctaAAGAGTAGATGCCTAAAGGCATCGTGCAGACTTTGTTAGGATACCATCCTTCTAAATAGGCATGGAGGTGGAAAGATCCTCCATGGACACCGCTCTATTCCCCTTACCTGTCCTGGAATTTGGGGAGTGCATAAGCAATGGAGGAGGTGTGTGCCTTCCACATGAGGCCAAGGGCATCATCCAGATTGAAGGAGGagaggctggcagagctcacAGCTTTATGTTCTGTAGACAACAGATACTGCAGCAACAGGGAGCAAAAAGGGCAGAGAATGAGAGGGGTGGTTTAAACccagttattatttttttaatataagcaCATACCtcataaaataataaactaaAGGAAATTGTGTTTTAATAGTTAGTGGTAGTTGCTGTTCTTCAACTTCAACATTGCAAGTGTTTTATCCACATAATTTTGGTATTTGATTACAAAAAATCAGTGAACTTTTATATCTGAGTACAATGGAAGATTCAGTACTGAAATCGGGGACTCCTTGAAAACTTGTCTATATTCTTTTGACCACAactttctgaatattttcagaaaaataagaaaatcatCCTTGTTATCATTATGCTTATTTGAGGAGCAGATATTTTACAATAACTTCTGAAACATGATACATGGGGAAAATGATCTTATGAAGATAAATCCAGTCTTACTCTCATAACATCTACTTTCAGGCACAAGGGGGACTTACAATTTAACATTCCTGCTCATTATTAATCATTTGACTACCAATAAAAAATACTGACTGCAGTAGGCTAgctataaaaaaaatatctattcaATCTATGAAGTAAGAAATATTGTTATTTTTGGGATTAGAGAACAGCTGGGTGGGGAGGAAAGAGAATATCTGCTTGCATAAATGGGTGTACTTCTGAATGATGTTTCAGCATTTTCAAGTTTTTAGatgtttaaagaaataaatgaatcCTGTAAAACCAACCAAAGGCCACTCCTTAAGGGTAGTGTTCCATCTTACAGGCTTATTTTGCATTGCTAACATAAGCAGTATTGgaagaattcaaataaaattgaATTCAAAACAGTGTCTTAGAACAGAGGCCAAAACACAGAACAGtctcaaaggaagaaaaaaaattccatgacTCTTAAAAATCCTATCCTCCTTATCTCTAACTCACTGTATGTTATGCTCtccattttttcctgcttgttgTTTTTATATGAAGCTGCTATTGAAAACAAACTAAGCTCACTGAATCTTAAAAATGACAGTAATAATAGTTTTTAAAGCTAATATTTTGgtataatttctaaaaatgtttaaaaaaaatttacttcGAAGAAGGCCTTCCAGTCATCCATGAGCTTGGGCATGCGAGACCAGCAGTCTTTAACACTGTAACAGAAATAATCTTTTTGCTCCTCTGGTGGCAATATTTCTATCTCATACGGCAGCTGCCCAAAGAGACCAGCCTCCACTGCCCCTAGCAAGGGTATAGTGGACAGATAGTAATTCATACCTGtaacaaaatttaaaaggcaGCAGGTGTTAATcacaagcaaatgaaaaattcccacataagaaaataaactctcTCCCACAACAAATGCAACTGTTTCAAACTGCCATGAATACAACCATATTCATCAGTGGAATATATGTACTGAAATGTAATAAGGATGACACTTGTATTGATTTAGATATGATTTGTAGTGTTCATTTATACATTGCACTTTAGGAGCCTTGTATGAGCTTCCACTGTGTTTTACTttgcaggaaaggaaaaaagctaaTGGAAAAAAGTTAGACCTTTGTAGGCTGTCATGGATAGAACAAGAAAAGTCTCTCAAATATTAATTGCAAACTAAATATAGAAAGACTAAGGGGTATTCCCACAGGTATTGTTGCTATTAAAAATCCCTCTTCTCTGTTCCCTAGACCTATGATAAAGGAAATGCGAtattttactggaaaataataattttgcttctaaaaaatatttcattcacTGAAAATT encodes:
- the C3H6orf58 gene encoding protein LEG1 homolog, yielding MWLHFGIRTLLAVTATLSPATAAAQRENDVTGEDVYPPRWHLAPENLLDFPVRDNKIVINAWNYQDRLGMYKSLLNASAKYFDAFGPQNSGNILWGLPAQHGWQFRTGRLADPSGVTSCGYENGELLCQSVRSWWSCMNYYLSTIPLLGAVEAGLFGQLPYEIEILPPEEQKDYFCYSVKDCWSRMPKLMDDWKAFFEYLLSTEHKAVSSASLSSFNLDDALGLMWKAHTSSIAYALPKFQDSLKYLSDPEANFGKDWANAVDFIAATHFSTDLLTTNNFQAFLPQRMLVEGDVLPFIKDFSPEQNKVLVSLRALHKINKLTGGLLLKLWQKAMSTEEGRKIGRQLIERLTSSQKFELLDLVEI